A part of Desulfofundulus salinus genomic DNA contains:
- a CDS encoding M48 metallopeptidase family protein, whose translation MSLALGHNLFGRQQGPSTDNPAYVAVKDPFGKLMERGDVSYDSMNSLASLDELEEVIPEEVFRAEVATWARRIGVEPKQVQLRAMKKKWASCSSKGRLTFDPAILRMPAAFRAEAIVHELLHLKIPNHGPLFKALLRGFLAKYRGEA comes from the coding sequence ATGAGTCTGGCGTTAGGCCATAACTTATTCGGCAGGCAACAGGGGCCTTCAACTGATAATCCGGCGTACGTTGCCGTAAAAGATCCCTTTGGGAAGCTAATGGAGCGCGGCGATGTATCCTATGATTCGATGAATTCTCTTGCCTCCCTGGATGAGCTTGAGGAAGTGATCCCCGAAGAAGTATTCCGGGCGGAAGTGGCTACCTGGGCCAGGCGGATCGGTGTGGAACCTAAACAGGTCCAGCTCCGGGCGATGAAAAAGAAATGGGCCAGTTGCTCCAGCAAAGGGAGGCTGACCTTTGACCCGGCCATATTACGCATGCCGGCAGCCTTCCGGGCGGAGGCCATTGTCCATGAGCTGCTGCACTTGAAGATACCCAACCACGGCCCACTATTTAAGGCGCTGCTGAGGGGGTTTTTAGCGAAGTATAGGGGGGAAGCCTGA
- a CDS encoding TM1266 family iron-only hydrogenase system putative regulator yields the protein MERRIGVVGILVEDRQHAAGKINSILGEYAEIIVGRMGIPYREKNLSVIALIVDGTTDEIGAMTGKLGSIRGVQVKSALVSRK from the coding sequence GTGGAAAGGCGCATTGGTGTCGTCGGCATCCTGGTCGAAGACCGCCAGCATGCCGCGGGAAAGATCAACAGCATCCTGGGGGAATATGCGGAGATTATTGTGGGGCGCATGGGCATACCTTACCGTGAGAAGAACCTTTCGGTCATAGCTCTAATTGTTGACGGCACCACCGACGAAATTGGGGCTATGACTGGAAAACTGGGCAGTATCAGGGGTGTGCAGGTAAAAAGCGCCCTGGTGTCCCGCAAGTAA
- a CDS encoding aspartate ammonia-lyase — MSYRVEKDLLGEREIPREAYYGIHTLRAKENFAVSGVPVHRELIWALALVKKAAAMANREIGLLEPRIAGAIVQAAEELARGQWHDQIVVDAFQGGAGTSTNMNVNEVIANRAIEILGGTKGDYSLVHPLDHVNLGQSTNDVYPTALRVAAIKLVRELSQAMAVLQGALQAREKEFATILKIGRTQLQDAVPVTLGQEFSAYAEAVARDWWRLYKAEERLRQVNLGGTAVGTGLNASRRYIFRVVEILRELTGFGLARAENTVEATQNADIFAEVSGFVKTAAVNLAKIAGDLRLLSSGPRAGLGEIRLPEVQAGSSIMPGKVNPVIPEMVTQVAYQVMAGDAAVNMAAASGQLELNAFLPLIAHNLLHSLEMMTGAARLLAEKCVRGIQADEARCRQLLEASQGVITAFVPYLGYEKATAVVLRAVRSGRPVTELLVEEGLFTREEIEAILKPEELTTPGVAGVRHLKRFLTREGD; from the coding sequence GTGTCCTACCGGGTAGAAAAAGATCTGCTGGGTGAAAGGGAAATCCCCCGGGAGGCCTACTACGGCATCCATACTTTAAGGGCCAAAGAAAATTTTGCCGTGTCCGGGGTTCCCGTTCACCGGGAGCTCATCTGGGCCCTGGCCCTGGTCAAAAAAGCCGCGGCCATGGCCAACAGGGAGATTGGTTTGCTGGAACCCCGCATTGCCGGGGCCATAGTGCAGGCGGCGGAAGAACTGGCCCGGGGGCAGTGGCATGATCAAATTGTAGTCGACGCCTTTCAGGGCGGGGCGGGCACTTCCACCAACATGAATGTCAACGAGGTCATTGCCAACCGGGCCATTGAAATCCTGGGGGGGACAAAGGGAGATTACTCACTGGTCCATCCGCTGGATCACGTTAACCTGGGCCAGTCCACCAATGACGTTTACCCTACGGCCCTGCGGGTGGCGGCCATCAAACTGGTGCGGGAGTTGAGCCAGGCCATGGCCGTTCTGCAGGGGGCCCTGCAGGCCAGGGAAAAGGAGTTTGCCACCATACTCAAGATCGGCCGCACCCAGCTGCAGGATGCAGTGCCCGTTACCCTGGGCCAGGAGTTCAGCGCCTACGCTGAGGCGGTAGCCCGGGACTGGTGGCGTTTGTACAAGGCAGAGGAACGCCTGCGGCAGGTTAACCTGGGTGGGACAGCCGTGGGGACGGGACTCAACGCCAGCCGGCGTTATATCTTCCGGGTGGTGGAGATCCTGCGGGAGCTGACCGGTTTTGGCCTGGCCCGGGCGGAAAACACCGTGGAAGCCACGCAAAATGCCGATATTTTCGCGGAGGTCTCCGGCTTTGTAAAGACCGCCGCCGTCAACCTGGCCAAGATCGCCGGGGATCTGCGCCTGTTATCTTCCGGCCCCCGGGCGGGATTGGGGGAAATCAGGCTGCCTGAGGTGCAGGCCGGTTCATCGATCATGCCCGGCAAGGTCAACCCCGTGATCCCCGAAATGGTCACCCAGGTGGCCTACCAGGTGATGGCCGGCGATGCGGCTGTTAACATGGCCGCGGCTTCCGGGCAGCTGGAGTTGAATGCCTTCCTCCCCCTGATTGCCCACAATTTGCTCCACTCCCTGGAAATGATGACCGGGGCGGCCAGGTTGCTGGCGGAAAAATGCGTCCGGGGCATTCAAGCTGATGAGGCCCGCTGCCGGCAGCTGCTGGAAGCCAGCCAGGGAGTGATCACCGCTTTTGTCCCTTACCTGGGCTACGAGAAGGCTACCGCCGTGGTTCTGCGGGCGGTCCGAAGCGGTCGGCCGGTGACGGAACTGCTGGTGGAGGAGGGGTTGTTCACCAGGGAGGAAATCGAAGCAATCCTTAAACCGGAAGAGCTGACCACACCGGGTGTGGCCGGCGTGCGGCATTTAAAACGTTTTTTAACCAGGGAAGGTGATTAA
- the hydF gene encoding [FeFe] hydrogenase H-cluster maturation GTPase HydF — protein sequence MSLNATPRGQRLHIALFGRRNAGKSSLINAITNQEVAIVSGIPGTTTDPVAKAMELLPLGPVMIIDTAGLDDTGELGALRVQKTLEVLNKTDLALLVVDPGRGIGEYERDVVNRAREQKVPVLGVINKIDLYPEAVNRPWQQELDVPFVAVSALTRRGINELKMAVVKAAPRDWALPTIVGDLIEPGDLVMLVIPIDKAAPRGRLILPQQQVIRDVLENDAVAVMVKERELKHALASMAVKPKLVVTDASAYLKAVADTPPDVLFTSFSILFARYKGDLPTLVAGARAVKDLKPGDKILIAEACTHHPIQDDIGRVKIPRWLRQAVGGELVFDVASGGSTLPENLRDYKLIVHCGACMLNRREMLYRIMQAQEAGVPVVNYGVLMAHIHGVLKRALSPFPQALAILEEEQVEFEDELALLSRYREHR from the coding sequence ATGAGCCTGAATGCCACCCCCCGGGGGCAGCGGCTGCACATTGCCCTTTTCGGCCGGCGCAATGCAGGCAAATCCAGCTTAATTAACGCCATAACCAACCAGGAAGTGGCCATCGTTTCCGGCATCCCCGGCACAACCACCGATCCCGTGGCCAAGGCCATGGAGCTCCTCCCCCTGGGGCCGGTGATGATTATCGACACGGCGGGGCTGGACGATACCGGGGAACTGGGCGCCCTGCGGGTGCAGAAGACCCTGGAGGTGCTCAACAAAACCGACCTGGCCCTTTTGGTGGTGGATCCCGGGCGGGGAATTGGGGAATATGAACGGGATGTGGTGAACCGGGCCCGGGAACAAAAAGTGCCGGTGCTGGGAGTAATCAACAAAATCGACCTCTACCCCGAAGCGGTTAACCGCCCGTGGCAGCAGGAACTGGATGTGCCCTTTGTGGCGGTCAGCGCTTTGACCCGCCGGGGCATCAATGAGCTGAAAATGGCTGTCGTAAAGGCTGCCCCCAGGGACTGGGCCCTTCCCACCATTGTGGGGGACCTGATTGAACCGGGGGACCTGGTCATGCTGGTCATCCCCATTGACAAGGCTGCTCCCAGGGGGAGGCTCATCCTCCCGCAGCAGCAGGTAATCCGGGACGTGCTGGAAAACGACGCCGTGGCAGTGATGGTCAAGGAGCGGGAGCTGAAGCACGCCCTGGCCAGCATGGCCGTGAAGCCGAAGCTGGTGGTTACCGATGCCTCGGCCTATCTCAAAGCTGTGGCCGACACACCGCCGGATGTGCTTTTTACCTCCTTTTCCATCCTGTTTGCCCGCTATAAAGGAGACCTGCCCACCCTGGTGGCCGGGGCCAGAGCCGTCAAGGATTTAAAGCCCGGGGACAAAATCCTCATTGCCGAGGCCTGTACCCATCACCCCATCCAGGATGATATCGGCCGGGTGAAGATCCCCCGCTGGCTCCGGCAGGCGGTGGGAGGGGAACTGGTATTTGACGTGGCCAGCGGCGGGAGCACCCTGCCTGAAAATCTCCGGGATTACAAGCTGATCGTGCACTGCGGGGCCTGTATGCTCAACCGCAGGGAAATGCTCTACCGGATCATGCAGGCCCAGGAAGCCGGGGTGCCAGTTGTCAATTACGGCGTGCTCATGGCCCACATTCACGGGGTTTTAAAGCGGGCATTATCCCCCTTCCCCCAGGCTTTAGCCATTCTTGAAGAGGAACAGGTGGAATTTGAAGACGAGCTGGCCCTGTTGAGCAGGTATCGCGAACACAGGTGA
- the hydE gene encoding [FeFe] hydrogenase H-cluster radical SAM maturase HydE — protein MRHEFMEALAKAREAHSLEHQEILILLQARGEEVDALSRAADAVRAKYLGDEVHLRGIIEFSNYCRRNCLYCGLRRDNRQLRRYRLTPGEILAAARKAAGLGLPTIVLQSGEDPHYTAPVLADIIRRLKEEVGVGAVTLSVGERSFEDYRLWREAGADRYLLKHETAGAALFARLRPGTTLQDRLLRLKWLQELGYQVGSGNIVGLPGQSLETLAADILLLRELDVEMAGIGPFIPHPQTPLAKEPPGELELTLKVLAVSRLLLPRTHLPATTALGTIHPAGRRLGLCFGANVIMPDTTPPPYRYYYQIYPGKAGLHEEMETTLVSLKNLIFSLNRRVGSGPGHSPKIQGGMEQ, from the coding sequence ATGCGGCACGAGTTCATGGAAGCGCTGGCCAAAGCCAGAGAAGCCCATAGCCTTGAGCACCAGGAAATCCTTATTCTCCTCCAGGCCAGGGGCGAAGAGGTTGATGCCCTCAGCCGGGCGGCCGATGCCGTGAGAGCAAAGTACCTGGGAGATGAGGTGCATTTACGGGGCATCATTGAGTTTTCCAACTACTGCCGCCGGAACTGCCTTTACTGCGGCCTGCGCCGGGACAACCGGCAGCTGCGGCGCTATCGTTTAACCCCCGGGGAAATCCTGGCCGCTGCCCGTAAGGCAGCCGGGCTGGGTCTTCCGACCATTGTTCTGCAATCGGGGGAAGATCCCCATTATACGGCCCCGGTTCTGGCGGATATCATCAGGCGTTTAAAGGAAGAGGTGGGGGTGGGAGCGGTAACCCTTTCCGTCGGCGAGCGTTCCTTTGAGGATTACCGCCTGTGGCGGGAAGCGGGGGCCGACCGCTACCTCTTGAAGCACGAAACTGCCGGCGCCGCCCTTTTTGCCCGGCTGCGGCCGGGTACCACCTTGCAGGACCGGCTGCTGCGCCTGAAGTGGTTGCAGGAGCTGGGCTACCAGGTGGGGTCGGGAAACATCGTCGGCCTGCCTGGCCAGAGTTTGGAAACCCTGGCCGCCGACATCCTGCTCCTGCGGGAATTGGACGTAGAGATGGCGGGCATTGGCCCCTTCATACCCCACCCGCAAACACCCCTGGCAAAAGAGCCTCCCGGAGAGCTGGAACTCACCCTGAAGGTGCTGGCCGTGTCCAGGTTGCTCCTTCCCCGGACCCATTTGCCCGCCACCACCGCCCTGGGTACCATCCACCCCGCGGGGCGCCGTTTGGGCCTGTGTTTTGGTGCCAACGTGATTATGCCCGATACAACCCCGCCGCCTTACCGCTACTATTACCAGATCTATCCCGGGAAGGCGGGACTGCACGAGGAAATGGAAACGACACTGGTTTCGTTGAAGAACCTGATCTTTTCCTTAAACCGGCGGGTGGGGAGCGGACCGGGGCATTCTCCAAAAATTCAAGGAGGGATGGAACAGTGA
- the hydG gene encoding [FeFe] hydrogenase H-cluster radical SAM maturase HydG, with amino-acid sequence MKCEPATFINEEQINGLLEEGRRATPATAREIIARAEEARGLSPFEVAVLLHVEDRGTLDLMYATAHRVKEKIYGKRLVLFAPLYISNYCINNCRYCGYRRDNKELVRRRLTMEEIRDEVIALEAMGHKRLALETGEDPVNCPIDYVLEAIETIYSVKDKNGSIRRVNVNIAATTVDEYRLLKKVGIGTYILFQETYHRDTYRAMHPSGPKRDYDWHTTAMDRAMEAGIDDVGLGVLFGLYDYRFEVLGLLFHALHLEERFGVGPHTISVPRLRPALNINLENFPYLVSDRDFKKIIAILRLAVPYTGMILSTRERPGFRDELISVGISQISAGSCTGVGGYHRALTGEHREEGDTSQFQVEDHRSPDEVLRSICLSGYIPSFCTACYRKGRTGDRFMSLAKTGQIQNVCQPNAILTFKEFLLDYASPRTRQVGEETIQKHLELIENSAVREETAARLEMIEKGQRDLYF; translated from the coding sequence GTGAAGTGTGAACCGGCTACCTTTATCAACGAAGAGCAAATTAACGGTCTGCTGGAAGAAGGCCGCCGGGCAACTCCTGCCACGGCCCGGGAGATCATCGCCCGGGCGGAAGAGGCCAGGGGGCTCTCCCCCTTTGAAGTGGCCGTTTTGCTCCATGTAGAGGACCGGGGTACCCTGGACCTCATGTATGCCACCGCGCACCGGGTTAAAGAAAAGATCTACGGCAAAAGGCTGGTTCTCTTTGCCCCCCTTTATATCAGCAACTACTGCATCAACAACTGCCGGTACTGTGGTTACCGCCGGGACAACAAAGAACTGGTGCGGCGCCGCCTGACCATGGAGGAAATACGGGATGAAGTGATTGCCCTGGAAGCCATGGGACACAAGCGGCTGGCCCTGGAAACGGGGGAGGACCCCGTCAACTGCCCTATCGATTACGTGCTGGAAGCCATCGAGACCATCTACTCCGTTAAGGACAAGAACGGCAGCATCCGGCGGGTGAACGTGAATATCGCCGCCACTACGGTGGATGAATACCGGCTTTTAAAAAAGGTTGGCATCGGCACTTATATTTTATTCCAGGAAACTTACCACCGCGATACCTACCGGGCCATGCACCCCTCCGGCCCCAAGCGGGATTACGACTGGCACACCACGGCCATGGACCGGGCTATGGAGGCTGGAATTGATGACGTGGGCCTGGGCGTTTTATTTGGTTTATATGACTATAGGTTTGAAGTGCTGGGCCTGCTCTTCCATGCTTTGCATCTGGAAGAGCGCTTTGGCGTAGGTCCCCACACCATCTCGGTTCCCCGGCTGCGCCCGGCCTTAAATATCAATCTGGAAAACTTCCCTTACCTGGTTTCCGACCGGGACTTCAAAAAAATCATCGCCATTTTGCGCCTGGCCGTACCTTACACCGGCATGATTCTCTCCACCCGGGAACGGCCCGGGTTCCGGGATGAATTGATCTCGGTGGGCATTTCCCAGATCAGTGCCGGTTCGTGTACGGGCGTGGGAGGCTACCACAGGGCTTTGACGGGCGAGCACCGGGAAGAGGGAGATACTTCCCAGTTCCAGGTGGAGGATCACCGGAGCCCCGACGAAGTGCTGCGCAGCATTTGTTTATCCGGGTACATACCCAGCTTCTGTACGGCCTGTTACCGCAAGGGGCGTACCGGTGACCGGTTTATGTCTTTAGCTAAAACCGGCCAGATCCAGAACGTCTGCCAGCCCAACGCCATTCTCACCTTCAAGGAATTTCTCCTGGACTATGCATCGCCCCGGACCCGGCAGGTGGGTGAGGAGACCATCCAGAAGCACCTGGAGTTGATCGAAAATTCCGCCGTGCGCGAGGAAACCGCAGCCCGTTTGGAAATGATCGAAAAAGGACAGCGGGACCTGTACTTTTAG
- a CDS encoding DRTGG domain-containing protein: protein MLHADVLCGADLLDIEVTCGFGCDLISDSLCFARPGCLLLTGLTNVQIIRLAEMVEARAIVFVRGKRPGEDVIKLAREKGLPLLATDLFLFESCGILYQAGLRSS, encoded by the coding sequence ATGCTCCATGCCGATGTGCTCTGCGGTGCCGACCTGCTTGACATAGAGGTCACCTGCGGCTTTGGCTGTGACCTGATCAGCGATTCTTTGTGTTTTGCCAGGCCGGGTTGCCTTCTGCTCACCGGGCTTACCAATGTGCAGATCATCCGTCTTGCGGAAATGGTGGAGGCGCGGGCCATCGTTTTTGTGCGGGGTAAGAGGCCCGGTGAAGACGTAATCAAGCTGGCGCGGGAAAAGGGCCTTCCCTTGCTGGCGACCGATCTATTCCTGTTTGAAAGTTGCGGCATCCTCTACCAGGCGGGACTGCGGAGTTCCTGA
- a CDS encoding ATP-binding protein → MQLKFQVKGMDFGRAGQAATKIKKALQLAGMDPATIRKAIIIAYEAEMNIVIHAYHGTLTANITPHKVEIIAEDEGPGIPDIPLAMQEGYSTAPPHIREMGFGAGMGLPNIKKSADELDIQSEVNKGTRLWAAVFNN, encoded by the coding sequence TTGCAACTGAAGTTTCAGGTGAAGGGGATGGATTTTGGCCGGGCAGGCCAGGCCGCAACAAAGATCAAAAAAGCCTTACAGCTGGCCGGTATGGATCCCGCGACCATTCGCAAGGCCATCATCATTGCCTACGAGGCGGAGATGAACATCGTCATCCATGCCTATCATGGCACCCTGACGGCCAATATCACTCCCCACAAAGTGGAAATCATCGCCGAAGATGAAGGTCCGGGTATTCCCGATATTCCCCTGGCCATGCAGGAAGGATATTCCACCGCTCCGCCCCACATCCGGGAGATGGGTTTCGGAGCAGGCATGGGCCTGCCCAACATCAAAAAAAGCGCCGATGAACTGGATATCCAGTCGGAAGTAAATAAAGGCACCAGACTGTGGGCGGCAGTTTTCAACAATTAG
- a CDS encoding [Fe-Fe] hydrogenase large subunit C-terminal domain-containing protein, whose protein sequence is MQQYFHSVRLDEEKCKGCTNCIKHCPTEAIRVRKGRARIIEERCIDCGECIRICPNQAKLAITDCLEKLKDFKYTVALPAPSFYGQFKPEVTPSRVLSALLALGFHDVFEVALAAEAVSWAIRHYMEVCVDRPRPLISSACPAVVRLIQVRFPSLLEHIIPIESPMEIAGRMAREQSCRKTGLEPDEIGTFFITPCPAKVTEVKQPSEGRSSVDGAISMAVVYGALLKRLEMPAPYPVAPRASGVGIGWGRAGGENEAIKAGSLLAVDGIHSVISVLEEIERGGLTDIDYLEAQACTGGCIGGPLVPQNPFVARVRMGNLVKLYPAGEPWDFPRDFDYYRLKTPIPARPALTLAKDPQVALARLEEAERICAELPGLDCGSCGSPSCRALAEDIVQGYARRSYCIFELRERLQQLAEEMVELAQKQPPAMGRDWKQARDGGGETD, encoded by the coding sequence ATGCAGCAATATTTCCATTCGGTGCGTCTCGACGAAGAAAAATGCAAAGGGTGCACCAACTGCATCAAACACTGCCCTACGGAAGCCATCCGGGTTCGCAAGGGTAGAGCCCGCATTATCGAGGAGCGCTGTATTGACTGCGGCGAGTGTATTCGCATCTGCCCCAACCAGGCCAAGCTGGCCATAACCGATTGCCTGGAAAAACTAAAAGATTTTAAATATACCGTTGCCCTCCCTGCTCCTTCCTTTTACGGTCAATTTAAACCCGAAGTTACCCCCTCCCGGGTATTAAGTGCCCTGCTAGCCCTGGGCTTTCATGATGTTTTTGAAGTAGCCCTGGCGGCTGAAGCGGTTTCGTGGGCAATCAGGCATTATATGGAAGTATGTGTTGACAGGCCCCGGCCGTTGATCTCATCAGCCTGTCCTGCGGTAGTCAGGTTAATCCAGGTGCGCTTTCCCAGCCTGCTGGAACACATCATTCCCATAGAATCTCCCATGGAAATAGCCGGGCGTATGGCCCGGGAGCAGTCCTGCCGGAAGACCGGGCTTGAACCGGACGAGATTGGCACCTTTTTCATTACCCCCTGTCCCGCCAAAGTGACGGAAGTAAAACAACCGTCCGAAGGTAGATCCAGTGTCGATGGGGCCATCTCCATGGCCGTGGTTTATGGTGCTCTGCTCAAACGCCTGGAAATGCCCGCACCATACCCGGTGGCTCCCCGGGCTTCGGGAGTGGGCATTGGTTGGGGCCGGGCAGGGGGAGAAAACGAGGCCATTAAAGCCGGGTCGCTGCTGGCCGTTGACGGTATCCACAGCGTGATTAGCGTTCTGGAAGAAATAGAAAGGGGAGGCCTTACGGACATCGATTACCTGGAGGCCCAGGCCTGCACGGGAGGCTGCATTGGCGGCCCCCTTGTGCCGCAAAATCCCTTCGTGGCACGCGTGCGCATGGGTAATCTGGTCAAATTGTACCCTGCCGGGGAACCATGGGACTTTCCCCGGGATTTCGACTACTATCGCCTGAAAACACCCATTCCGGCCCGCCCGGCCTTAACCCTGGCCAAAGACCCCCAGGTGGCCCTGGCCCGGCTGGAAGAAGCGGAGCGAATTTGCGCCGAACTCCCCGGGCTGGATTGCGGATCCTGCGGTTCCCCCAGCTGCCGCGCCCTGGCTGAAGATATAGTGCAGGGGTATGCCCGCCGCAGCTATTGTATCTTTGAACTGCGGGAACGGCTGCAGCAACTGGCGGAAGAGATGGTCGAACTGGCCCAGAAACAGCCGCCGGCCATGGGGCGGGATTGGAAACAGGCAAGGGACGGGGGTGGTGAAACTGATTGA
- a CDS encoding DRTGG domain-containing protein, with amino-acid sequence MKLIDWREIIAELELTAHHHNALALPPVYGAYCGDMMSDVLARARRGSLWITIQRHRNVIAVASLVGLSGVVISGGRVPPPDTVALAEKEGVPLFSTPLDSFHAAGRFYYLLTRAGLINPGENSTAEPQK; translated from the coding sequence GTGAAACTGATTGACTGGCGGGAAATAATTGCTGAACTGGAACTGACAGCCCATCACCACAATGCCCTGGCCCTGCCCCCGGTATACGGCGCCTACTGTGGTGATATGATGAGCGACGTGCTGGCCCGTGCCCGCCGGGGGAGCCTGTGGATTACCATCCAGCGCCACCGGAATGTAATTGCCGTGGCTTCCCTGGTGGGTTTAAGCGGGGTTGTTATTTCCGGAGGCCGGGTTCCCCCGCCGGATACCGTGGCCCTGGCCGAGAAGGAAGGTGTGCCCCTCTTCTCCACACCCCTTGATAGTTTTCATGCCGCCGGCAGGTTTTATTACCTGCTCACCAGGGCCGGTTTGATCAACCCGGGGGAAAATAGTACCGCTGAACCACAAAAATGA
- the nuoE gene encoding NADH-quinone oxidoreductase subunit NuoE, with amino-acid sequence MSVACKCSGELNSRMDALLEQYRGQPSALIQVLHQAQGIYGYLPKKVLQRVAEALNVPLSQVYGVVSFYSFFTIHPKGKHQISVCKGTACYVRGAGQLLDRIKEELGLKPGETTEDGQFSLEVVRCLGACGLGPVITVDEDVHARVQPERLSGILAAYRQ; translated from the coding sequence ATGTCCGTTGCTTGCAAGTGTAGCGGGGAATTGAACAGTAGAATGGATGCGCTGCTTGAGCAATATCGCGGGCAGCCCTCGGCGTTAATTCAAGTGCTGCACCAGGCGCAGGGGATTTACGGTTACCTGCCCAAAAAGGTACTGCAGAGGGTAGCCGAAGCTCTCAACGTACCCTTAAGTCAGGTCTACGGCGTGGTATCTTTCTACTCCTTCTTTACCATTCATCCCAAGGGCAAGCACCAGATCAGCGTGTGTAAGGGTACGGCCTGCTACGTGCGGGGGGCGGGGCAGCTCCTGGATCGCATCAAAGAAGAACTGGGCCTCAAGCCCGGGGAGACCACCGAAGACGGCCAGTTTTCCCTGGAAGTAGTGCGCTGCCTTGGGGCCTGCGGCCTGGGACCGGTGATCACTGTGGATGAAGACGTTCACGCCCGGGTTCAACCGGAGCGCCTGTCCGGTATCCTGGCGGCTTACCGGCAATAA
- a CDS encoding ATP-binding protein: MMEELAHHILDIARNSLEAGATRVEITVEEDPASDVLRFSVIDNGSGMPPYVLRQLTNPFFTTKSGKKVGLGLPFLQAAVERCGGDLEIKSDVGLGTTVVATFPYYCWDRPPLGDMPRTIVSLLVGNGHLDLCYRHIFNGQSFELDTREIRSRLKGISLDTPEVLIWLRQYLTESLSILSGGGGYEIARRAG, encoded by the coding sequence ATGATGGAAGAACTGGCTCACCACATTCTGGATATCGCCAGAAATTCCCTGGAGGCCGGGGCTACCCGTGTGGAGATTACCGTAGAAGAGGATCCGGCCAGCGACGTATTGCGTTTTTCCGTAATTGATAACGGTTCCGGGATGCCCCCATACGTGCTGCGCCAGTTGACCAACCCGTTTTTTACCACCAAAAGCGGTAAAAAAGTGGGTCTTGGGTTGCCTTTTTTACAGGCGGCGGTGGAGCGGTGCGGCGGCGACCTGGAAATAAAGAGTGACGTTGGCCTCGGAACAACGGTTGTAGCTACATTTCCTTATTATTGCTGGGACCGTCCCCCCCTGGGGGATATGCCCCGGACCATCGTTAGCCTGCTGGTGGGCAATGGCCATCTGGACCTGTGCTACCGTCACATTTTCAACGGTCAGAGCTTTGAGCTGGATACCAGGGAAATCAGGTCCCGCCTCAAAGGGATATCTCTGGATACACCGGAGGTACTTATCTGGCTGCGCCAGTATCTTACCGAAAGTTTAAGCATACTTAGCGGAGGTGGTGGGTATGAAATCGCTCGCCGAGCTGGATAA
- a CDS encoding (2Fe-2S) ferredoxin domain-containing protein yields the protein MKSLAELDKLREKLQEEMRLREGREDVKVVVTMGTCGIASGAREVLTAILEEISKRGLKGVTVTQTGCAGLCHCEPLVEVERPGRDKVTYGHVDEKKAREIVVSHLVNGQIIKEWTIK from the coding sequence ATGAAATCGCTCGCCGAGCTGGATAAGCTCAGGGAGAAGCTGCAGGAAGAGATGCGCCTGCGGGAGGGCAGGGAGGACGTTAAAGTGGTGGTAACCATGGGTACCTGCGGGATTGCCTCGGGGGCCCGGGAGGTGCTCACTGCCATCCTGGAGGAAATCAGCAAGAGGGGACTGAAGGGTGTAACGGTAACCCAGACCGGGTGTGCCGGCCTGTGCCATTGCGAGCCGCTGGTGGAAGTGGAAAGGCCCGGCCGGGATAAGGTTACCTACGGACACGTGGATGAGAAAAAAGCGCGGGAAATTGTGGTTTCCCACCTGGTCAACGGCCAGATAATTAAAGAGTGGACTATTAAGTAA